The Brachyhypopomus gauderio isolate BG-103 chromosome 1, BGAUD_0.2, whole genome shotgun sequence genome includes a window with the following:
- the slc6a11b gene encoding sodium- and chloride-dependent GABA transporter 3: protein MTAEKTIPIINGKPDDTMDAEASNTNLVRSNDKKVVNERGQWNNKIEFMLSVAGEIIGLGNVWRFPYLCYKNGGGAFFVPYVIFFVCCGIPVFFLETALGQFTSEGGITCWRKVCPLFEGIGYATQVIEAFLNVYYVIILAWAIFYLFNCFTTELPWASCGHYWNTENCVDFNNASIANLSNPYATSPVMEFWERRVLSISGGIEEVGKLRWELALCLLVAWIICYFCIWKGPKSTGKVVYVTATFPYFMLVILLIRGITLPGAADGIKFYLYPDISRLSDPQVWVDAGTQIFFSYAICLGCLTALGSYNNYNNNCYRDCIILCCLNSGTSFVAGFAIFSVLGFMAYEQNVAIEVVAESGPGLAFIAYPKAVTMMPWSPLWACLFFMMLIFLGLDSQFVCVESLVTAVVDMYPKTFRVGYRREILILGMSVASFVLGLTMLTEGGMYVFQLFDYYAASGMCLLFVAIFESICIGWVYGSDRFYLNIEDMIGYKPIFFIKWCWKLLTPGICTGIFLFFLIKYKPLKYNNVYTYPDWGYGIGWTMAMSSMICIPLGIAVQIWKTEGTILERIKKLTTPSPDLRMRGQLGAKSPYAMNDADAKLKADGKISTITEKETHF from the exons ATGACAGCCGAAAAGACTATTCCGATTATAAATGGAAAACCAGACGATACAATGGACGCCGAAGCTTCGAATACCAACCTTGTACGCAGCAACGACAAAAAGGTGGTGAACGAAAGGGGACAGTGGAACAATAAGATTGAGTTTATGCTGTCAGTCGCTGGAGAGATTATCGGACTTGGCAACGTTTGGAGGTTCCCATATCTTTGTTACAAGAATGGAGGAG GTGCATTTTTTGTGCCATATGTCATCTTCTTTGTCTGCTGTGGGATTCCCGTATTCTTCTTGGAGACGGCGTTAGGACAGTTCACCAGTGAGGGGGGGATCACGTGTTGGCGAAAAGTATGTCCGCTCTTTGAAG GTATCGGCTATGCGACTCAAGTCATTGAGGCCTTCCTGAATGTGTATTATGTGATTATTTTGGCATGGGCTATCTTCTACCTGTTCAACTGCTTCACAACAGAGCTCCCCTGGGCCTCCTGTGGCCATTACTGGAACACAG AAAACTGTGTGGATTTCAACAATGCTAGCATTGCAAACCTCAGCAATCCATATGCCACCTCACCGGTCATGGAGTTTTGGGA ACGTCGTGTCCTAAGCATATCTGGTGGAATAGAGGAGGTTGGGAAGCTTCGTTGGGAACTTGCTCTGTGTCTTCTTGTGGCTTGGATCATATGTTACTTCTGCATATGGAAAGGCCCCAAGTCAACTGGCAAG GTGGTCTATGTCACTGCAACCTTTCCGTATTTCATGCTGGTAATTCTGCTGATTCGTGGGATCACACTGCCTGGTGCAGCTGATGGAATTAAGTTCTACCTTTACCCTGACATTTCTCGACTCTCAGACCCCCAG gtgtgggtggatgCTGGAACTCAGATCTTTTTTTCCTATGCCATCTGCTTGGGTTGTCTGACTGCTCTTGGTAGCTACAACAACTACAACAATAACTGCTACAG GGACTGCATCATACTGTGCTGCTTGAACAGCGGCACCAGCTTCGTGGCAGGATTCGCCATCTTCTCTGTCTTGGGATTCATGGCCTACGAACAGAATGTGGCCATCGAGGTTGTGGCAGagtcag GACCTGGTCTTGCCTTCATTGCATACCCTAAAGCAGTGACCATGATGCCGTGGTCTCCTCTCTGGGCTTGTCTCTTCTTCATGATGCTCATCTTTCTCGGGCTGGACAGTCAG tttgtgtgtgtggagagcctGGTGACTGCAGTGGTGGACATGTACCCCAAAACCTTCCGAGTGGGCTATCGTCGAGAGATCCTCATCTTAGGAATGTCTGTGGCCTCGTTTGTGCTGGGTCTAACCATGTTGACAGAG GGCGGAATGTATGTGTTCCAGTTGTTTGACTACTATGCTGCTAGCGGTATGTGTTTGCTGTTTGTGGCCATATTTGAGTCCATCTGCATTGGATGGGTCTATG GCAGTGACAGGTTTTATTTGAATATTGAGGACATGATTGGTTACAAGCCCATATTTTTCATCAAATGGTGTTGGAAGCTGCTCACCCCTGGAATCTGTACA GGGATATTCCTGTTCTTCTTGATCAAGTACAAGCCTCTGAAATATAACAACGTGTACACGTATCCAGACTGGGGATACGGTATTGGGTGGACAATGGCCATGTCCTCGATGATCTGCATCCCCCTGGGTATTGCAGTCCAGATCTGGAAAACAGAAGGGACCATTCTAGAG AGAATCAAGAAGCTGACTACCCCTAGTCCCGATCTGAGGATGAGGGGTCAGCTAGGAGCCAAGAGTCCCTACGCTATGAATGATGCTGATGCCAAACTGAAGGCTGATGGCAAGATCTCCACCATTACAGAGAAGGAGACACATTTCTAA
- the LOC143517382 gene encoding uncharacterized protein LOC143517382 translates to MCFSIPVLTPYSRRQYKHHYRKRTTSNLIYPPLSTNTPIIATGGLWNCQSAVQKADFITAIAAHHSLDFLALTETWITPENSATPAALSSAFSFSHSPRQTGRGGGTGLLLSSCWRFTPCTFPQITISTFEYHAVTVRFPTTLHIIVVYRPPCTLGNFTEELDTLLSVLPNDETPLLLLGDFNLPTDKLQSSGVLPLLSSFNLNLTQSSPTHRAGNVLDLVFTRPPAVMDIAVTPLHCSDHHLVSFSLSLPPHRHTLTATGTTTIRRNLHSISPSVLASTITTALPSHDSFSCLSTDTATDTLLSSLSSSIDLLCPLSSKPTRSSPPAPWLSDTLRNNRRELRMVERRWRKSKLTADLRLYQSLLSLFSMELTAAKTSFYREKLEASTSDPRKMFKIFSSLLKPSPPPTPTSLTADDFVTFFEEKVNTIRSTFSLVPVPTVSPPTPPFSLTSFSPLSAETVLQLLTSSSPTTCPLDPIPSTLLQTISHELLPFISTIINNSLSSGIVPSSFKAARVVPILKKPNLDATNISNYRPVSLLSFLSKILERAVHNQLSSFLSQNQLQDPNQSGFKPAHSTETALIAVTEKLHAARANGLSSVLILLDLSAAFDTVNHEILLSILSGLGITGNAWTWFASYLEGRSYQVTWGGSTSTPCKLSTGVPQGSVLGPLLFSLYTRSLGFSSNLCMSERHCLLDGSSPPKA, encoded by the exons atGTGTTTTTCCATCCCTGTTCTTACTCCCTATAGTCGCCGTCAATACAAACATCACTACAGAAAACGCACTACCAGTAACCTCATCTACCCTCCACTCTCAACAAACACCCCGATCATTGCGACCGGGGGGCTCTGGAACTGCCAGTCTGCAGTCCAGAAAGCAGACTTCATCACAGCCATTGCAGCTCATCACTCCCTTGACTTCTTGGCCCTAACAGAGACATGGATCACCCCAGAGAACTCTGCTACTCCTGCTGCCCTGTCATCTGCATtttccttctctcactctccaagacagactggaaggggaggtggcacTGGATTGCTTCTGTCCAGTTGCTGGCGCTTTACTCCTTGCACTTTCCCACAAATTACCATCTCAACATTTGAGTATCATGCTGTCACTGTACGCTTCCCAACCACACTTCACATCATTGTTGTTTATCGTCCACCCTGCACCCTAGGTAACTTCACTGAGGAATTAGACACACTTCTGAGCGTCCTCCCTAATGATGAAACTCCTCTTCTTCTGCTTGGTGACTTCAACCTCCCAACAGATAAACTACAATCATCTGGCGTTCTTCCTTTGCTGTCATCAttcaacctcaacctcacccaGTCTTCTCCAACACACAGAGCAGGCAATGTCCTAGACCTGGTCTTCACTAGACCACCTGCAGTGATGGACATTGCAGTAACTCCTCTCCACTGTTCAGATCATCACCTTGTATCTTTCTCCTtatctcttcctccccaccgtcACACCCTTACTGCTACAGGCACTACCACCATCCGTCGTAACCTtcattccatctctccatcagtaCTTGCCTCTACTATCACCACAGCCCTCCCGTCCCATGACtctttctcttgtctctccacagacaccgccactgacactttattgtcctccctctcttcatctatTGACCTCTTATGTCCCCTCTCTTCCAAACCCACAAGATCCTCCCCACCTGCTCCTTGGCTCTCGGACACCCTACGTAACAACCGACGAGAACTGAGGATGGTTGAGAGGCGATGGAGGAAATCGAAGCTTACTGCTGATCTTCGCTTGTATCAGTCTCTCCTGTCCCTATTCTCCATGGAACTAACTGCTGCCAAGACATCATTCTACAGAGAGAAGCTGGAGGCATCTACATCAGATCCACGcaagatgttcaaaatcttctcttctctcctcaaaccctccccccctccaactcccacttctcttactgcagatgattttgtcaccttctttgaagagaaggtCAATACGATTCGCAGCACCTTTTCCCTAGTCCCTGTTCCCACTGTgtcccctcctactcctcccttttctctaacctccttctctcctctctcagctgagacggtgcttcagctgctgacatccagcagtcccaccacatgccctctggaccccatcccatccacactcctccagacaatctcccacgaactcctccctttcatctcgaccatcatcaacaactccttatcttcaggaattgtgccatcatcattcaaggcggctagggtggtgccaatcctaaagaaacccaaccttgatgccaccaacatcagcaactacagaccggtatctctcctctcattcctttctaagatccttgaacgggctgtacacaaccagctatcctcttttctctcacagaaccagcttcaggaccccaaccaatctggcttcaagccggcacattctacggaaactgcactcattgcagtaactgagaaactccatgcggctagagcaaatggactatcatcagttctgattctgcttgacctttcggctgcctttgacacagtcaatcatGAGATCCTTCTGTCCATCCTCTCAGGCCTTGGTATCACTGGCAATGCATGGACAtggtttgcatcctacctggagggtcgttcctaccaagtaacatggggaggatcaacatccacgccatgcaaactctccaccggtgttccacaaggctcagtactgggtccacttcttttttccctttatacccgctcTCTGG gtttcagctcgaatctctgcatgtctgaaagacattgcctcttggatggcagctcaccacctaaagcttaa